Proteins encoded within one genomic window of Raineyella fluvialis:
- a CDS encoding FHA domain-containing protein gives MTDQDPQQTSGPEGGETIGSWRVTYAPGDWVALAGPDALVVIPPAPARVTQFVTALWESVVPTASIDALVSELGRVGVTEMPDMAALFWDAGSMHSLVRGRLQIVDATTGDVIASGEGVRTWSETGLGDVRSVRVQATDAGPIPSDVLHLPLVVGVVQAHSLLVEASPDRLVASPVAPPRVAQAPQEASLAEGETEHGQVYDPVHPESDEPGYHHHGAAAAGVGVAAGMGVAAAEAAAAPTPAAVPDAATQVLSGGAPEAATQLIGSSSPGADAERTNEGPSVEPAPVMALLRPITGAPVAVDRMVLIGRAPSPDRAGPGVVAKLMTVPSPSHDISRTHVKVEPVGRTVQVTDLHSTNGTVLITGPIGGDPSLAGQRHQLVPGEPVAVQPGWILDLGDGVTILIDRA, from the coding sequence ATGACTGATCAGGACCCGCAGCAGACCAGCGGCCCGGAGGGTGGCGAGACGATCGGCTCCTGGCGCGTCACGTACGCGCCGGGTGACTGGGTGGCGCTCGCGGGCCCGGACGCGCTGGTCGTGATCCCGCCTGCCCCGGCGCGGGTGACGCAGTTCGTCACCGCCTTGTGGGAGAGCGTGGTGCCGACCGCCTCCATCGACGCCCTGGTGAGTGAACTCGGCCGCGTCGGTGTCACCGAGATGCCGGACATGGCCGCCCTCTTCTGGGACGCCGGGTCCATGCACAGCCTCGTCCGGGGCCGGCTGCAGATCGTGGACGCCACCACGGGCGACGTGATCGCCAGCGGTGAGGGTGTGCGGACGTGGAGCGAGACCGGCCTCGGCGACGTACGCTCCGTCCGCGTCCAGGCCACCGACGCGGGTCCGATACCCAGCGATGTCCTGCACCTGCCGCTGGTCGTCGGCGTGGTGCAGGCGCACTCGTTGCTGGTCGAGGCGAGCCCTGACCGGCTGGTGGCCTCGCCCGTCGCCCCGCCGCGGGTGGCCCAGGCGCCGCAGGAGGCATCCCTCGCCGAGGGGGAGACCGAGCACGGGCAGGTGTACGACCCGGTGCATCCGGAGAGCGACGAGCCCGGCTACCACCACCACGGCGCCGCAGCGGCCGGCGTGGGTGTCGCTGCCGGCATGGGTGTCGCTGCCGCCGAGGCAGCGGCGGCGCCGACACCGGCAGCCGTCCCCGACGCCGCGACCCAGGTGCTCTCCGGCGGCGCGCCCGAGGCGGCGACCCAGCTCATCGGCTCGTCCTCCCCCGGGGCGGACGCCGAGCGTACGAATGAGGGGCCCAGTGTCGAGCCGGCACCGGTGATGGCGCTGTTGCGCCCGATCACTGGCGCACCTGTCGCGGTCGACCGGATGGTGCTGATCGGGCGGGCGCCCAGCCCGGACCGCGCCGGGCCGGGGGTCGTCGCCAAGCTGATGACGGTGCCCAGCCCGTCGCACGACATCAGCCGTACCCACGTCAAGGTCGAACCGGTGGGGCGTACGGTCCAGGTCACCGATCTGCACTCGACGAACGGGACGGTGCTGATCACCGGCCCGATCGGCGGGGATCCCTCGCTCGCCGGACAGCGTCACCAACTGGTGCCGGGCGAGCCGGTGGCCGTCCAGCCCGGGTGGATCCTCGACCTGGGGGATGGCGTGACCATCCTGATCGACCGCGCCTGA